DNA sequence from the Bacteroidales bacterium WCE2008 genome:
GAGAAATGCTCGGCTGACTGCGCAGTCACCAGCAACGCCAACTATGCCGGAGGCCTCTTCGGATACGATGCCGGAGTTTCCCATGTCAGCGACTGCTACACAAGCGGAAGCGTTGACGGCAACCAGAGAATCGGAGGAATCTGCGGCGGTCTCATCAAGGCCACATCTTCCGTAATCAGGTGCTACTCAACCTCATCCGTTACTTGCGCATACGCAATCGGCGGTATTGCAGGACACTGCAACCTCGACCAGAAGAGCGGCACTCCTGAGGAGTCCAATCCTGAGAATGTATTCGAGAAATGCATCGCATGGAACAGTTCCATCAAGTCCCGCAACTTCGCCGCAGGTACCAATGACCATTACAGCGGCGGCGCCATCATCGGATTCACCTCTGTCAAGAACTATCTCATAGACTGCGTCCGAAAGGCAGACCTTGATTTCACAGACTATACCGACATCAACGTTCCGTACGACCAGGAGAATGCAGGCCCGTCATCACCGCTCGCCATCGCAGTTTCCGGTCCATACAACTACCCTTATCACGGAAAGGCTGCAGCTGCAGGCGCAACACTTTCAAGCGTTGCCAAAGGCCTTGGCTGGCCTGCCGACATCTGGGATTTCAGCGGAGACATTCCTGTACATAAGTCCGGCGCTTCCGGTCCTATCGATGAAAAGCCGGATGTGGATGCCGGAGGTCAGCTCCCGGATTTCGAGGAGAATGAGTTATACAAATAAAAAAGCGTCAGATCATGAATAAAAGCATATATATCATAGCTTTGTCGCTCCTCGCAACAGTATTCTCCTGCAACAAGGCTGAAGTAGTCCGCCCTGAAGAGACCGGAGATCTGGTGACGATCAGCGCAATCCTTCCTGAGGACATTGATGTCAAGGGAGCCGGGATCAAGTCAACCCTCTCATGGACATGGTCCGATTACGACGAGATCGTCGTAATCGGCGAGACCACCGAAGTCTTCAAGATAAAGGACGGTTTCACCCCTAAGAAAGCTGAATTCGTAGGCAAGGCGGTGACCGGAAAAACCTTCACCATCCTCTATCCGGGCGAGTCCGCCAAGACTACGGACTGGACCGGCCAGGTACAGAAAGGCAACGACAATCTCGACCATCTCCGCTATGAGGCAGCCCTCGAGGGAGTGGACGATTATACTACATTCTCATTCAGCAACGACTGGGCAGAAGCTCATGGCGGAAACATCAAGCAGACCGGAGTGCTGAAGCTCGTGCTTTCCCTCCCTGCTGAAGTTACATCCGCAATCGCCGCAAGCGTCTCCGCAGAAGAGCCTGTCTTCTTCTCAGGCAACGGAGAAGAGCTTACCGACCAGATAACTCTCCAGATGCAGGACTTGACTCTCGACGGGGACCAGCTCATCGCATGGGCTACCACCTCATGGAACGAGGCCGCCATTCCTGCCGGCACCATCCTTACCATTTCCGTAAATACCGGTGCGAAAGTTCTCTCCCAGGAGATCGTCTTCGCCAAGGAGACAGTGCTCAAGAGCGGTATGGTCAACAGCATCACCCTCGGTGCGAAGGACTGGGAAGAAGGCAGCCACTATGCTTCCGGCAAGGGTACTGCTGAGAAACCTTGGGTCATCGAGACCGTGGAGCAGCTTCTCTTCGTCCGCGAAGACCTCCTCGCCGGAGCTACCCGCTACTTCAAGCTCGGTGCCGACATCGACATGAAGGATGTTGAATGGGTTCCTCTCAACCTCGACAGCCCATATGACAAGGGTATCGACTTCGACGGAAACGGCCATACTATCTCCAACTTCAGCAACAAGGCTGAAAAATATCCAAGCTTCTTCGGAGTTCTATACGGATATGTCCATGACCTGTATTTTGCCGATGCAAACATCGAGACTTCAGGCAAGACTGCCGCCGGTGTCGTAGCAGGCTACTGCGGAACAGGTGACTATACCGGCAAGATCAAGAATGTCCATGTAACCGGAAGCGTAACCAGCAACGGCGCATATGCAGGAACCGGCGGTCTCGCCGGCAAGGGCAAGGGCGTCAGTGCTACCGAGCCGGCAATCGAGGGCTGCTCATTTGAAGGAACCATCACCCACAACGGCGGAAAGAACGGCGTGGGCGGACTCATCGGAATTCCTGACAACATGAAGATATCCCGCAGCTACTTCTCCGGAACCATCACTACTAATGGAAACTATGTTGGAGGTATCGCTGGATACGATGCAAGCCAGATCGAGATAAGCGACTGCTGGGTTGACGGCGAACTCTCTGACAGGCAGAGAATCGGCGGTATCATCGGCGGTATCATCAAGAACGGCACAGCAGTGCGCAACTGCTTCTGCAAGGCTTCCGTTTCATCGACAATCGCCCTTGGCGGAATCGTGGGACACGCTTCCCTCGACAAATGGTCTGCCGACACCAGCGAGCCTGAGAACGTGATCGAAGGCTGTATCGCATGGAACAAGTTCATCAAGACCACGTTGGAGATTTCTGATGAATACAAGGAAAACGGCAGCTCAGGTGTCATCGTCGGCTATACTTCAGTCAAGAATTATCTTAAGGACTGCTACCGCAAGGCAGACATCGACTTCCAGGAAGTATGGACAGGAAACGTTCCTTACGACCAGGAAAATGCAAGCCCTGAAGCTCCTCTCACCGAGACCAAGCCACAGAAGTACAACTTCCCTTATCATGGAAAGGCTGCTGCCGCTGAAGCAACAATCAGCAGCGTAGCACAGTCCCTCGGCTGGTCTTCAGAAATCTGGGACTTCAGCACTGAAACCCCTAAGTTGAAGTAATATATCATGAAGAATAAGACTTTGATTTTATTGACTCTTTTGCTGCCGCTCCTTCTTTGCTGCGGCAGCAAAGAGGAAATTCCAGAACTTCCTCCTCCAGTAATCGTCAATCCTGACCTTGGAGGCGGAGACGACGGAGGCGATGACCAGACTCCAGGCGAGTGGGAAGCGAACCGTGGCAAGATAGTGACGCCATCCGGAGATAACTGGACCTCCAAGACAATCCGTAACGGAATCACCTATTATACATTCTCCGGCAAGGAGGAGTTCACCAACGCCAAACAGCAGGTATTCGCGATTGACATTGACCTCAGCAACCCAAGCTACAGCGTCAAGCTCGCTTACACCAATCCGGCGCCCGTGAGCTCCGAAGCCCACAAGATGTACAATTCGATCGCGACGCTGAATGCCGGCTATGAGGCTGGCTCCATCTACATCCGTGCAAACGGAGGAGTAAAATCCAACCTTCCAAACACGACAATCAGCACGACCGGCATTCCAAACTGGAAGAGCGAGGCCGCATTCTTCCGCGATGCAGACGGCAAGATTTCCATCAAGACAGCCGGCGAACTTATCAGGCCATACAGCGTTCCCGACAACCTTACCAAAGCAATCAATGCCCTGCGCAGCTTCTACAGCAACTCTTCGGCTCTTGACATCATCTCAAGCGCCCCTATGCTTGTGGATGATTACAATCCAGTGGGAAAGACCTTCGTGAATTACGATACTCCTAACTGGAGCAAACTCAACGGAGAGAATCCGCAGAAGCATCAGAGGACAAGACATCCTCGCACGGCTATCGCCCTGACCGAGAACAATCACTTCATCATGTTCGTGGTTGACGGGCGAAACAGCAACAGTGACGGAATGAGCGCGAGGGAGCTCACGCAGTTCATGGTGAAATGGTTCAACCCACAGTACGCCCTCAACATGGATGGCGGCGGATCTTCTACTCTTTGCGTAGAAGGCGAAGGTGACCAGGAGACTCATGTCGTGAACTATCCATGCGACAACAACAAGTACGACCACGCGGGAGAACGTGCAAGAGCAACCCACTTCATAGTAGTGGAGAACTAGAAAACCAACTCAAACCCATTATAACACTAAAACTTTTTTTATTATGAAAATCAAATCATTGCTAGTACTTTCAGTACTCCTGCCGTTCATGCTTTGCTGCAGCAGCAAGGAAGAAATCATGGACCTTCCGGAACCATCAGCCGTAAATACGGAACTCGCTGACGAAAGCGACGAATACGATGGAGAAGAGGTGGAATCCAGCGGAAGGATGTCCGCCCCATCTTCCGGCAACGGATGGCGTGTCTTCAAGATCCATAAGGGAGTCATGTACTACACGTTCTCCGGTACTGACGCCATCACCGGCGCTAAACAGCAGGCATTCGCAATCGACGTGGACCTCAGTTCTAAGTACACTGTAAAGATGACCTATACGACTCCATCCCTGGCAACGTCGGCAGCACATCAGATGTACAGTTCTGTAGCTACCATGAATGCAGGATATGAGACAGGATCCATCTACATCCGTGACAACGGACAGGAGTTGTTCAACATTCCTAACACCACGATCGGAACTTCAGGCGTACCTAACTGGAAGAGCGAAGCTGCGTTCATCCGCAAGTCCAACGGAACCATCTCAATAAAGAAAGGTGCTACGCTTACCAGACCTTACGCAGTACCTGCCAACATAAACACTGCTATCACGACCCTGAGGAACGCATATCACAATACCACAGCAGAAGATCTCATCTCAAGTGCTCCGATGCTTATCGACAACTACAGTACTGTAGGCGAGACTTTTGTCAACGAATCAATTTCCAACTGGGAAAACCTCAACGGAGAGAATCCGCAGAAGCACCAGAGGGCAAGACATCCTCGCTCTGCCATCGCCCTTACCGCCGACAACCACTTCA
Encoded proteins:
- a CDS encoding Predicted protein: MKNKTLILLTLLLPLLLCCGSKEEIPELPPPVIVNPDLGGGDDGGDDQTPGEWEANRGKIVTPSGDNWTSKTIRNGITYYTFSGKEEFTNAKQQVFAIDIDLSNPSYSVKLAYTNPAPVSSEAHKMYNSIATLNAGYEAGSIYIRANGGVKSNLPNTTISTTGIPNWKSEAAFFRDADGKISIKTAGELIRPYSVPDNLTKAINALRSFYSNSSALDIISSAPMLVDDYNPVGKTFVNYDTPNWSKLNGENPQKHQRTRHPRTAIALTENNHFIMFVVDGRNSNSDGMSARELTQFMVKWFNPQYALNMDGGGSSTLCVEGEGDQETHVVNYPCDNNKYDHAGERARATHFIVVEN
- a CDS encoding Predicted protein translates to MKIKSLLVLSVLLPFMLCCSSKEEIMDLPEPSAVNTELADESDEYDGEEVESSGRMSAPSSGNGWRVFKIHKGVMYYTFSGTDAITGAKQQAFAIDVDLSSKYTVKMTYTTPSLATSAAHQMYSSVATMNAGYETGSIYIRDNGQELFNIPNTTIGTSGVPNWKSEAAFIRKSNGTISIKKGATLTRPYAVPANINTAITTLRNAYHNTTAEDLISSAPMLIDNYSTVGETFVNESISNWENLNGENPQKHQRARHPRSAIALTADNHFIMLVVDGRNPGVSEGMNAKELTKFLKKWFNPQYALNMDGGGSSTLCVEGKGNSQTHVVNTPCNDNGAERKRLTHFIVVPK